A section of the Tamandua tetradactyla isolate mTamTet1 chromosome 4, mTamTet1.pri, whole genome shotgun sequence genome encodes:
- the BCAN gene encoding brevican core protein isoform X3, whose amino-acid sequence MAPLLLSLLAALALAQVPAALADSLEGDSSEDRAFRVRTAGGAPLQGVLGGALTIPCHVHYLRPPTGRRAAPGSPRVKWTFLAGGREAEVLVARGLRVKVSEAYRFRVALPAYPASLTDVSLALSELRPNDSGIYRCEVQHGIDDGSDAVEVKVKGVVFLYREGSARYAFSFPRAQEACARVGARIATPEQLYAAYLGGYEQCDAGWLADQTVRYPIQTPREACYGDMDGYPGVRNYGVVDPDDLYDVYCYAEDLNGELFLGAPPDKLTLEEARAYCQERGAEIATTGQLYAAWDGGLDRCSPGWLADGSVRYPIVTPSQRCGGGLPGVKTLFLFPNQTGFPNKHSRFNVYCFRDTAQPSAMPVASNPGSDPGSEGLEAIVTVTETLEELQLPQEAVESESRGAIYSIPIMEDGGGGSSTPEDPAEAPRILLELETQSTVPPTGSLEEEDKVWEEEEKYEDEEENQEEEEEEEVEDEDLWAWPSELSSPGPEASLPTELGMEESPSQASPTAREVLWPHASAPPNGEPEASGPPRVRGPPTETLPPSREGDLASPPPSTPVGVREVGEETGSPELSGVPRGESEETGSSEETPSLLPATRAPESTRELESPLEENSGRMAPEGTSVRTQPVLPTDSASSGVAVAPSAGNSAQGSTSLFTLLLSLPLQLWVT is encoded by the exons ATGGCCCCACTGCTCTTGTCCCTGCTGGCAGCCCTGGCCCTGGCTCAGGTCCCTGCAGCCTTAGCTGATTCACTGGAAGGGGACAGCTCAG aGGACCGGGCCTTCCGCGTGCGCACGGCTGGGGGCGCGCCGCTGCAGGGCGTGCTGGGAGGCGCCCTCACCATCCCGTGCCACGTGCACTACCTGCGGCCGCCGACGGGCCGCCGGGCCGCCCCGGGCTCCCCGCGCGTCAAGTGGACCTTCCTGGCGGGGGGCCGGGAGGCCGAGGTGCTGGTGGCGCGCGGGCTGCGCGTGAAGGTGAGCGAGGCCTACCGCTTCCGCGTGGCGCTGCCCGCCTACCCCGCATCGCTCACCGACGTCTCCCTGGCGCTGAGCGAGCTGCGGCCCAACGACTCCGGCATCTACCGCTGCGAGGTCCAGCACGGCATAGACGACGGCAGCGACGCCGTGGAGGTCAAGGTCAAAG GGGTGGTTTTCCTCTACCGCGAGGGCTCCGCGCGCTACGCCTTCTCCTTCCCCCGCGCCCAGGAGGCCTGCGCCCGCGTCGGGGCCCGCATAGCCACCCCGGAGCAGCTCTACGCCGCCTACCTCGGAGGCTATGAACAGTGTGACGCCGGCTGGCTGGCCGACCAGACCGTGAG GTATCCCATCCAGACCCCACGAGAAGCCTGTTATGGAGACATGGATGGCTACCCTGGGGTCCGGAACTATGGGGTGGTGGACCCAGATGACCTCTATGATGTCTACTGTTATGCTGAAGACCTAAATG GAGAGCTGTTCCTGGGTGCTCCTCCGGACAAGCTGACGTTGGAGGAGGCACGGGCATACTGCCAGGAGCGGGGTGCAGAGATTGCCACCACAGGCCAGCTGTATGCAGCCTGGGACGGTGGCCTGGACCGCTGCAGCCCAGGCTGGCTGGCGGACGGCAGCGTGCGCTACCCCATTGTCACGCCCAGCCAGCGATGTGGAGGAGGCCTGCCTGGCGTCAAGaccctcttcctcttccccaaCCAGACCGGCTTCCCCAACAAGCACAGCCGCTTTAACGTCTATTGCTTCCGAG ACACTGCCCAGCCCTCTGCCATGCCTGTGGCCTCCAACCCAGGCTCTGACCCAGGCTCTGAGGGACTGGAGGCCATCGTCACTGTGACGGAGACCTTGGAGGAGCTGCAGCTGCCTCAGGAAGCTGTGGAGAGCGAGTCCCGTGGAGCCATCTACTCCATTCCCATCATGGAGGATGGCGGAGGCGGCAGCTCCACTCCAGAAGACCCTGCAGAGGCTCCTAGGATCCTCCTAG AATTAGAAACCCAATCCACTGTACCGCCCACGGGGTCCTTAGAAGAGGAAGACAAGGTgtgggaggaagaagaaaagtacGAGGATGAAGAAGAGAaccaggaggaggaagaagaggaggaagtggAGGACGAGGACCTGTGGGCCTGGCCCAGTGAGCTCAGCAGCCCTGGCCCAGAGGCCTCTCTCCCCACTGAGCTGGGCATGGAGGAGTCGCCGTCCCAGGCATCCCCAACAGCAAGGGAAGTCCTGTGGCCTCATGCATCGGCACCTCCCAATGGAGAGCCAGAGGCTTCCGGGCCTCCGAGGGTCCGTGGACCACCCACGGAGACCCTGCCCCCTTCCAGAGAGGGGGACTTGGCATCCCCACCACCTTCCACACCAGTTGGGGTgagagaggtgggggaggagaCTGGGAGTCCTGAGCTGTCTGGGGTCCCCCGAGGAGAGAGCGAGGAGACAGGGAGCTCCGAGGAGACACCTTCCCTGCTTCCAGCCACACGAGCCCCTGAAAGTACCAGGGAGCTGGAGTCCCCCTTGGAAGAGAATTCTGGAAGAATGGCCCCAGAAGGGACCTCGGTGCGCACCCAGCCGGTGCTGCCCACTGACAGCGCCAGCAGTGGAGTGGCCGTGGCCCCCTCAGCAGGTAACTCTGCCCAAGGCTCCACCTCCCTCTTTaccctcctcctttctctccccctGCAACTCTGGGTCACCTGA
- the NES gene encoding nestin, with product MEGCLGEESFQMWELNRRLEAYLARVKALEEQNELLSAELGGLRAQSGDTSWRARADNELTALRALVDQSWREKHAAEVARDNLAEELEGVAGRCQQQRLARERAAEEVARSRRAVEAEKCSRAWLSTQVAELERELEALRAAHEEERANLNAQAACTPRGPPPPRGAPAPAPEVEELAQRMGEAWRGAVRGYQERVAHMETSLGQARERLGRAVQGAREGRLELQQLKAERGGLQERRAELEQRLEGRWQERLRATEKFQLAVEALEQEKQGLQSHIAQILEGRQQLAHLKMSLSLEVATYRALLEAENSRLQTTGSGSKASLSFQDPKLELHFPGTLEGRHLAPLLPALSPTPLSSPLPDTLGTPVPAFLKSQEFLQARTPTLASTPIPPTPQTPYPATDTEISAQEAPVSFLQSQGGGQQALEPLQAEAKVTMPVSILPGPEEPGGEQKEASLGQAPGDHVSLAPPLSPDHPSLEAKNGEPSGSGGSRISQEEGEGQIWGMTEERAEVKVVSSLQQEMWQEEGALDREEVQDSQGPSGKETLKSPEEETQGPLMSVEKQIHETLRSPEKENQESLKSLEEDNLETLKTLEKENQELLTSLEEKDLEAVRPLEKGTLELLKSTGKEEPHAQQTLVKENQELMKSLEGNPERFLFPGRENDELVRSLEEEDVESLGALEKETQEPLSSQEEEKQETLRPVPKQTQEPLRSPKDEKPETLRSLEKGNQESVSSLNDETQETLRSLENRELESLRSQEKENQESLRALGEEEQKTLSPIEKVNLEPLKCFGKDQEILSPFEKENQELLNSQKEGIVEAMQSLETEDLEPLKSAEEDLEMLRSPETQEPLKSLTERNQGTVKPLEKEFQEPLGSVEENQETLKPLEKGTQEQRSLGEWDLENLRSPEEMDKESQRYLDEERNMEKGENQESLKSLGEEGQEVLLSANQEKWEDVMRGDQEVGQETPPGRAGVEDEDEAELGLRGQDGFAGKEEAVEQGVLGLNAAGEAPPGSQEPEELVVSAEEARGEGGTEGLQEPGGQSEQVGAPGLGAPQGMPAEIEPLMEDEDAAPGEDPSSLQITLGSEMAVGESDAGATEGWEQEVIGMEDQGHLAKEKGVEPPLGKEDVETERVQGLEGLQKDLEEADLESELSKLPGKNRGSPEPEGPEGWEKSEHEAPLGAKGAFPAEPLSLEGGSCGPQARPLGSDRAEEDADAGPEPRGPRPAEPWLPTLLPQDAPGPQPQAEGIQEDSWGPEGEGQQEELGSGGIPEDLQGEEKESGEESEADELGETLPDCTPLGLYPRSSASPSWGLAGEERASPQGGDPKEGGDPSTLAPEGLGTQPSEEEEGDEEEGRRPDSDLSEDFEDLGTEVSLLPGVSGEEAEPLGRVPRPGWEPVAWDRDRESDGFADEEESGEEGGEEGGEGGAGPWGPDALEPEPPGFGVPGDGGAPATILGTESQDSAEPSGSEEGSDPVPLEGEAQVPGPLETPSGVEDTGRGPGDPLSVNGQGSSLEEEAERVDGRGVDGLGWSEGVGQGKPLKAPWEGVPLHLGPGHFLKFTQREGDGDSWSSGDD from the exons ATGGAGGGCTGCCTGGGAGAGGAGTCTTTTCAGATGTGGGAGCTCAACCGGCGCCTGGAGGCCTATTTGGCCCGGGTCAAGGCGCTAGAGGAGCAGAATGAGCTGCTGAGCGCGGAGCTCGGGGGTCTTAGGGCACAATCCGGGGATACGTCCTGGCGGGCCCGCGCCGACAACGAGCTGACGGCCCTGCGGGCCCTCGTGGACCAGAGCTGGCGGGAGAAGCACGCGGCCGAGGTGGCACGCGACAACCTGGCGGAAGAGCTGGAGGGCGTGGCGGGCCGgtgccagcagcagaggctggcCCGGGAGCGGGCGGCCGAAGAGGTGGCCCGCAGCAGGCGCGCGGTTGAGGCGGAGAAATGCTCCCGGGCCTGGCTGAGCACCCAGGTGGCGGAGCTGGAGCGCGAACTGGAGGCCCTGCGCGCGGCTCACGAAGAGGAGCGCGCCAACCTGAACGCGCAAGCCGCCTGCACCCCGCGCGGTCCCCCGCCGCCTCGCGGCGCCCCCGCGCCGGCCCCCGAGGTGGAGGAGCTGGCGCAGCGGATGGGCGAGGCGTGGCGCGGGGCAGTGCGCGGCTACCAGGAGCGCGTGGCGCACATGGAGACGTCCCTGGGCCAGGCCCGCGAGCGGCTGGGCCGCGCCGTGCAGGGCGCCCGCGAGGGTCGCCTGGAGCTGCAGCAGCTAAAAGCCGAGCGTGGCGGCCTACAGGAGCGCAGGGCTGAGCTGGAGCAGAGGCTGGAGGGCCGCTGGCAGGAGCGGCTGCGCGCCACTGAGAAGTTCCAG CTGGCGGTGGAGGCCCTGGAGCAGGAGAAGCAGGGTTTACAGAGCCACATCGCCCAGATCCTGGAAGGACGACAGCAGCTAGCACACCTCAAGATGTCCCTCAGCCTGGAGGTGGCCACATACAG GGCCCTCCTGGAGGCTGAGAACTCCCGGCTGCAGACCACTGGCAGCGGTTCCAAGGCTTCCCTCAGCTTCCAGG ACCCCAAGTTGGAGCTGCACTTCCCTGGGACCCTAGAGGGCCGGCATCTGGcacccctgctccctgccctgaGCCCCACCCCTCTTTCCTCACCCTTGCCTGACACTCTTGGGACACCTGTGCCAGCCTTTCTGAAGAGCCAGGAATTCCTTCAGGCCCGTACCCCCACCTTGGCCAGCACCCCGATCCCACCCACACCCCAGACCCCCTACCCTGCTACAGATACAGAGATTAGTGCCCAGGAGGCCCCTGTCTCCTTCCTTCAGTCACAAGGAGGCGGGCAACAGGCTCTAGAGCCCCTGCAAGCTGAAGCCAAGGTGACCATGCCTGTCAGCATCCTGCCAGGACCAGAGGAGCCTGGGGGGGAGCAGAAAGAAGCCAGCTTAGGCCAAGCCCCTGGGGATCACGTCTCCTTGGCCCCACCCCTCAGCCCTGACCACCCCAGTTTGGAGGCCAAAAATGGAGAGCCCAGTGGGTCTGGAGGATCCAGGATATCCCAGGAGGAAGGTGAAGGGCAAATCTGGGGGATGACAGAGGAAAGAGCAGAGGTGAAAGTGGTGAGCAGTTTGCAGCAGGAAATGTGGCAAGAAGAGGGAGCTCTGGATAGGGAGGAAGTCCAGGACTCCCAGGGTCCTTCAGGAAAAGAAACTCTGAAGTCTCCAGAAGAGGAGACTCAAGGGCCACTGATGTCTGTGGAAAAGCAGATTCATGAGACACTGAGATCTCCAGAGAAGGAGAATCAAGAATCTCTGAAGTCTTTAGAAGAAGACAATTTGGAAACACTAAAAACTCTAGAAAAAGAGAATCAAGAGCTATTGACATCTTTAGAAGAAAAGGACCTGGAAGCAGTGAGACCACTAGAAAAGGGGACTCTAGAACTACTTAAGTCTACAGGAAAAGAAGAGCCACATGCACAGCAGACTCTAGTTAAGGAGAATCAAGAACTCATGAAGTCTCTTGAGGGTAACCCagagagatttttatttccagGAAGGGAAAATGATGAATTAGTGAGGTCTCTAGAAGAGGAGGACGTAGAGTCATTAGGAGCTCTAGAAAAGGAGACTCAAGAACCACTGAGCTCccaagaagaagagaaacaggaGACATTGAGACCTGTACCCAAACAGACTCAAGAGCCACTGAGATCTCCAAAAGATGAGAAACCAGAGACATTGAGATCTCTAGAAAAAGGGAATCAAGAGTCAGTGAGCTCTCTAAATGATGAGACCCAGGAGACACTGAGATCCCTAGAAAACAGGGAACTAGAATCACTGAGGTCTCAAGAAAAAGAGAACCAAGAGTCACTGAGGGCTCTAGGGGAAGAGGAACAGAAGACATTGAGTCCTATAGAAAAGGTGAATCTAGAGCCACTGAAGTGTTTCGGAAAAGATCAAGAAATACTCAgtccatttgaaaaagaaaatcaagagctATTGAACTCTCAGAAAGAAGGAATTGTAGAGGCAATGCAATCATTAGAAACAGAGGACCTCGAACCACTGAAGTCTGCAGAAGAGGACCTAGAAATGTTGAGATCACCAGAAACTCAAGAGCCATTGAAGTCTCTAACAGAAAGGAATCAGGGGACTGTGAAACCTCTAGAAAAGGAGTTTCAAGAACCACTGGGGTCCGTGGAAGAGAACCAAGAGACATTGAAACCCCTAGAAAAGGGGACTCAAGAACAAAGATCTTTGGGAGAGTGGGATCTAGAAAATTTGAGATCTCCAGAAGAGATGGACAAGGAAAGTCAAAGATATCTAGACGAGGAGAGGAACATGGAGAAGGGAGAGAATCAAGAGTCATTGAAGTCTCTGGGAGAAGAAGGACAGGAGGTACTACTATCTGCAAATCAGGAGAAGTGGGAAGATGTGATGAGAGGGGACCAAGAGGTGGGCCAGGAAACTCCCCCTGGGAGAGCTGGAGTAGAAGATGAGGATGAGGCAGAGCTGGGTCTGAGGGGACAAGATGGCTTCGCTGGGAAGGAGGAAGCTGTAGAGCAGGGCGTGCTAGGGCTGAATGCTGCAGGGGAGGCCCCCCCAGGCAGCCAAGAGCCTGAGGAGCTGGTGGTCTCAGCTgaggaagccaggggagagggAGGCACTGAAGGCCTCCAGGAGCCTGGAGGGCAGTCGGAGCAGGTGGGGGCCCCAGGCCTCGGAGCTCCCCAGGGAATGCCAGCCGAGATAGAGCCCCTGATGGAAGATGAGGATGCGGCTCCAGGGGAAGACCCATCCTCCCTCCAGATCACCTTGGGGTCAGAGATGGCCGTGGGTGAGTCTGATGCTGGAGCCACAGAGGGATGGGAGCAGgaggtgatagggatggaggacCAGGGCCACCTGGCTAAGGAGAAGGGTGTGGAGCCACCCCTGGGGAAGGAAGATGTGGAAACAGAAAGGGTGCAGGGTTTGGAAGGGCTCCAAAAGGACCTAGAGGAGGCAGATCTGGAGTCAGAGCTCTCCAAACTGCCCGGGAAGAACAGGGGTTCTCCGGAGCCTGAGGGCCCTGAAGGCTGGGAGAAGTCAGAGCATGAGGCTCCCCTGGGGGCCAAGGGGGCATTCCCCGCTGAGCCGCTGAGCCTTGAGGGGGGCAGCTGTGGCCCTCAGGCCAGGCCCCTGGGGTCAGACAGAGCCGAGGAAGATGCAGACGCAGGGCCGGAGCCCCGAGGCCCGAGGCCCGCTGAGCCCTGGTTGCCCACCCTGCTCCCCCAAGATGCCCCggggccccagccccaggctgagGGGATCCAGGAGGATAGCTGGGGGCCGGAGGGCGAGGGGCAGCAGGAGGAGCTGGGCTCTGGAGGAATCCCTGAGGACCTCCAGGGCGAGGAGAAGGAGAGTGGAGAGGAGAGTGAGGCTGACGAGCTAGGGGAGACCCTCCCCGACTGCACCCCCCTGGGCCTCTACCCGCGGTCCTCTGCTTCCCCCAGCTGGGGCCTGGCTGGAGAGGAGAGGGCCTCCCCGCAGGGTGGGGACCCCAAGGAAGGCGGGGATCCCTCCACCTTGGCCCCTGAGGGCCTCGGGACCCAACCctcagaggaagaggagggagatgaGGAGGAGGGGCGCCGCCCCGACTCCGACCTGTCAGAGGACTTTGAGGATCTGGGGACGGAGGTGTCGCTTCTTCCTGGGGTCTCCGGGGAGGAAGCAGAGCCCCTGGGACGGGTGCCCCGGCCAGGATGGGAGCCGGTGGCCTGGGATAGGGACAGGGAGTCGGACGGGTTTGCGGATGAGGAAgagagtggggaggagggaggggaggagggtggggagggaggggccgGGCCGTGGGGCCCAGATGCCCTGGAGCCCGAGCCCCCGGGTTTCGGAGTTCCCGGGGATGGCGGCGCCCCCGCGACCATCCTGGGGACTGAGTCCCAGGACAGCGCCGAGCCTTCCGGCTCCGAGGAGGGGTCTGATCCGGTTCCCTTGGAGGGGGAGGCCCAAGTCCCTGGTCCTCTGGAGACCCCCAGTGGGGTTGAGGACACAGGCCGGGGGCCGGGAGACCCACTCAGTGTGAATGGCCAGGGCTCCAGcctggaggaggaggcagagCGCGTGGATGGGCGGGGGGTGGACGGGCTGGGGTGGTCTGAGGGGGTGGGCCAGGGGAAGCCCCTGAAGGCCCCCTGGGAAGGGGTCCCCCTTCACCTGGGCCCAGGCCACTTCCTGAAGTTCACCCAGCGGGAAGGAGACGGTGACTCCTGGTCTTCCGGGGACGACTAG
- the BCAN gene encoding brevican core protein isoform X1, with amino-acid sequence MDGYPGVRNYGVVDPDDLYDVYCYAEDLNGELFLGAPPDKLTLEEARAYCQERGAEIATTGQLYAAWDGGLDRCSPGWLADGSVRYPIVTPSQRCGGGLPGVKTLFLFPNQTGFPNKHSRFNVYCFRDTAQPSAMPVASNPGSDPGSEGLEAIVTVTETLEELQLPQEAVESESRGAIYSIPIMEDGGGGSSTPEDPAEAPRILLELETQSTVPPTGSLEEEDKVWEEEEKYEDEEENQEEEEEEEVEDEDLWAWPSELSSPGPEASLPTELGMEESPSQASPTAREVLWPHASAPPNGEPEASGPPRVRGPPTETLPPSREGDLASPPPSTPVGVREVGEETGSPELSGVPRGESEETGSSEETPSLLPATRAPESTRELESPLEENSGRMAPEGTSVRTQPVLPTDSASSGVAVAPSAGDCVPSPCHNGGTCMEEEEGVRCLCLPGYGGNLCDVGLRFCSPGWDAFQGACYKHFSTRRSWEEAETQCRLYGAHLASISTPEEQDFINNRYREYQWIGLNDRTIEGDFLWSDGVPLLYENWNPGQPDSYFLSGENCVVMVWHDQGQWSDVPCNYHLSYTCKMGLVSCGPPPEMPLAQVFGRPRLRYEVDTVLRYRCREGLAQRNLPLIRCQENGHWEPLQISCVPRRPTRAVHPMKASEGHQGRLLGRWKVWLTSPSGPTPGP; translated from the exons ATGGATGGCTACCCTGGGGTCCGGAACTATGGGGTGGTGGACCCAGATGACCTCTATGATGTCTACTGTTATGCTGAAGACCTAAATG GAGAGCTGTTCCTGGGTGCTCCTCCGGACAAGCTGACGTTGGAGGAGGCACGGGCATACTGCCAGGAGCGGGGTGCAGAGATTGCCACCACAGGCCAGCTGTATGCAGCCTGGGACGGTGGCCTGGACCGCTGCAGCCCAGGCTGGCTGGCGGACGGCAGCGTGCGCTACCCCATTGTCACGCCCAGCCAGCGATGTGGAGGAGGCCTGCCTGGCGTCAAGaccctcttcctcttccccaaCCAGACCGGCTTCCCCAACAAGCACAGCCGCTTTAACGTCTATTGCTTCCGAG ACACTGCCCAGCCCTCTGCCATGCCTGTGGCCTCCAACCCAGGCTCTGACCCAGGCTCTGAGGGACTGGAGGCCATCGTCACTGTGACGGAGACCTTGGAGGAGCTGCAGCTGCCTCAGGAAGCTGTGGAGAGCGAGTCCCGTGGAGCCATCTACTCCATTCCCATCATGGAGGATGGCGGAGGCGGCAGCTCCACTCCAGAAGACCCTGCAGAGGCTCCTAGGATCCTCCTAG AATTAGAAACCCAATCCACTGTACCGCCCACGGGGTCCTTAGAAGAGGAAGACAAGGTgtgggaggaagaagaaaagtacGAGGATGAAGAAGAGAaccaggaggaggaagaagaggaggaagtggAGGACGAGGACCTGTGGGCCTGGCCCAGTGAGCTCAGCAGCCCTGGCCCAGAGGCCTCTCTCCCCACTGAGCTGGGCATGGAGGAGTCGCCGTCCCAGGCATCCCCAACAGCAAGGGAAGTCCTGTGGCCTCATGCATCGGCACCTCCCAATGGAGAGCCAGAGGCTTCCGGGCCTCCGAGGGTCCGTGGACCACCCACGGAGACCCTGCCCCCTTCCAGAGAGGGGGACTTGGCATCCCCACCACCTTCCACACCAGTTGGGGTgagagaggtgggggaggagaCTGGGAGTCCTGAGCTGTCTGGGGTCCCCCGAGGAGAGAGCGAGGAGACAGGGAGCTCCGAGGAGACACCTTCCCTGCTTCCAGCCACACGAGCCCCTGAAAGTACCAGGGAGCTGGAGTCCCCCTTGGAAGAGAATTCTGGAAGAATGGCCCCAGAAGGGACCTCGGTGCGCACCCAGCCGGTGCTGCCCACTGACAGCGCCAGCAGTGGAGTGGCCGTGGCCCCCTCAGCAG GTGACTGTGTCCCCAGCCCCTGCCACAACGGTGGGACATgcatggaggaggaggagggggtccGCTGTCTGTGCTTGCCTGGCTATGGGGGGAACCTGTGTGATGTTG GCCTGCGCTTCTGCAGCCCTGGCTGGGACGCCTTCCAGGGCGCCTGCTACAAGCATTTTTCTACACGGAGGAGCTGGGAGGAGGCAGAGACCCAGTGCCGGCTGTATGGGGCACACCTGGCCAGCATCAGCACACCTGAGGAGCAGGACTTCATCAACA ATCGATACAGAGAATACCAGTGGATCGGGCTCAATGACCGGACCATTGAAGGCGATTTCCTGTGGTCAGACGGCGTCCCCCTG CTCTATGAAAACTGGAACCCAGGGCAGCCTGATAGCTACTTCCTCTCTGGAGAGAACTGCGTGGTCATGGTGTGGCATGATCAGGGACAATGGAGTGATGTGCCCTGCAACTACCACCTGTCCTACACCTGCAAGATGGGGCTGG TGTCCTGTGGGCCCCCACCGGAGATGCCCCTGGCGCAGGTGTTTGGCCGCCCACGGCTGCGCTATGAGGTGGACACCGTGCTTCGATACCGCTGCCGGGAAGGGCTGGCCCAGCGCAACCTGCCACTAATCCGCTGCCAGGAGAATGGTCACTGGGAGCCTCTTCAGATCTCCTGTGTGCCCCGCAGGCCT ACCCGAGCTGTGCACCCAATGAAGGCCTCAGAAGGACATCAGGGGAGGCTTCTGGGGCGCTGGAAGGTGTGGTTGACCTCTCCTTCCGGCCCCACTCCAGGTCCTTAG
- the BCAN gene encoding brevican core protein isoform X2 encodes MDGYPGVRNYGVVDPDDLYDVYCYAEDLNGELFLGAPPDKLTLEEARAYCQERGAEIATTGQLYAAWDGGLDRCSPGWLADGSVRYPIVTPSQRCGGGLPGVKTLFLFPNQTGFPNKHSRFNVYCFRDTAQPSAMPVASNPGSDPGSEGLEAIVTVTETLEELQLPQEAVESESRGAIYSIPIMEDGGGGSSTPEDPAEAPRILLELETQSTVPPTGSLEEEDKVWEEEEKYEDEEENQEEEEEEEVEDEDLWAWPSELSSPGPEASLPTELGMEESPSQASPTAREVLWPHASAPPNGEPEASGPPRVRGPPTETLPPSREGDLASPPPSTPVGVREVGEETGSPELSGVPRGESEETGSSEETPSLLPATRAPESTRELESPLEENSGRMAPEGTSVRTQPVLPTDSASSGVAVAPSAGDCVPSPCHNGGTCMEEEEGVRCLCLPGYGGNLCDVGLRFCSPGWDAFQGACYKHFSTRRSWEEAETQCRLYGAHLASISTPEEQDFINNRYREYQWIGLNDRTIEGDFLWSDGVPLLYENWNPGQPDSYFLSGENCVVMVWHDQGQWSDVPCNYHLSYTCKMGLVSCGPPPEMPLAQVFGRPRLRYEVDTVLRYRCREGLAQRNLPLIRCQENGHWEPLQISCVPRRPTRAVHPMKASEGHQGRLLGRWKEVT; translated from the exons ATGGATGGCTACCCTGGGGTCCGGAACTATGGGGTGGTGGACCCAGATGACCTCTATGATGTCTACTGTTATGCTGAAGACCTAAATG GAGAGCTGTTCCTGGGTGCTCCTCCGGACAAGCTGACGTTGGAGGAGGCACGGGCATACTGCCAGGAGCGGGGTGCAGAGATTGCCACCACAGGCCAGCTGTATGCAGCCTGGGACGGTGGCCTGGACCGCTGCAGCCCAGGCTGGCTGGCGGACGGCAGCGTGCGCTACCCCATTGTCACGCCCAGCCAGCGATGTGGAGGAGGCCTGCCTGGCGTCAAGaccctcttcctcttccccaaCCAGACCGGCTTCCCCAACAAGCACAGCCGCTTTAACGTCTATTGCTTCCGAG ACACTGCCCAGCCCTCTGCCATGCCTGTGGCCTCCAACCCAGGCTCTGACCCAGGCTCTGAGGGACTGGAGGCCATCGTCACTGTGACGGAGACCTTGGAGGAGCTGCAGCTGCCTCAGGAAGCTGTGGAGAGCGAGTCCCGTGGAGCCATCTACTCCATTCCCATCATGGAGGATGGCGGAGGCGGCAGCTCCACTCCAGAAGACCCTGCAGAGGCTCCTAGGATCCTCCTAG AATTAGAAACCCAATCCACTGTACCGCCCACGGGGTCCTTAGAAGAGGAAGACAAGGTgtgggaggaagaagaaaagtacGAGGATGAAGAAGAGAaccaggaggaggaagaagaggaggaagtggAGGACGAGGACCTGTGGGCCTGGCCCAGTGAGCTCAGCAGCCCTGGCCCAGAGGCCTCTCTCCCCACTGAGCTGGGCATGGAGGAGTCGCCGTCCCAGGCATCCCCAACAGCAAGGGAAGTCCTGTGGCCTCATGCATCGGCACCTCCCAATGGAGAGCCAGAGGCTTCCGGGCCTCCGAGGGTCCGTGGACCACCCACGGAGACCCTGCCCCCTTCCAGAGAGGGGGACTTGGCATCCCCACCACCTTCCACACCAGTTGGGGTgagagaggtgggggaggagaCTGGGAGTCCTGAGCTGTCTGGGGTCCCCCGAGGAGAGAGCGAGGAGACAGGGAGCTCCGAGGAGACACCTTCCCTGCTTCCAGCCACACGAGCCCCTGAAAGTACCAGGGAGCTGGAGTCCCCCTTGGAAGAGAATTCTGGAAGAATGGCCCCAGAAGGGACCTCGGTGCGCACCCAGCCGGTGCTGCCCACTGACAGCGCCAGCAGTGGAGTGGCCGTGGCCCCCTCAGCAG GTGACTGTGTCCCCAGCCCCTGCCACAACGGTGGGACATgcatggaggaggaggagggggtccGCTGTCTGTGCTTGCCTGGCTATGGGGGGAACCTGTGTGATGTTG GCCTGCGCTTCTGCAGCCCTGGCTGGGACGCCTTCCAGGGCGCCTGCTACAAGCATTTTTCTACACGGAGGAGCTGGGAGGAGGCAGAGACCCAGTGCCGGCTGTATGGGGCACACCTGGCCAGCATCAGCACACCTGAGGAGCAGGACTTCATCAACA ATCGATACAGAGAATACCAGTGGATCGGGCTCAATGACCGGACCATTGAAGGCGATTTCCTGTGGTCAGACGGCGTCCCCCTG CTCTATGAAAACTGGAACCCAGGGCAGCCTGATAGCTACTTCCTCTCTGGAGAGAACTGCGTGGTCATGGTGTGGCATGATCAGGGACAATGGAGTGATGTGCCCTGCAACTACCACCTGTCCTACACCTGCAAGATGGGGCTGG TGTCCTGTGGGCCCCCACCGGAGATGCCCCTGGCGCAGGTGTTTGGCCGCCCACGGCTGCGCTATGAGGTGGACACCGTGCTTCGATACCGCTGCCGGGAAGGGCTGGCCCAGCGCAACCTGCCACTAATCCGCTGCCAGGAGAATGGTCACTGGGAGCCTCTTCAGATCTCCTGTGTGCCCCGCAGGCCT ACCCGAGCTGTGCACCCAATGAAGGCCTCAGAAGGACATCAGGGGAGGCTTCTGGGGCGCTGGAAG GAAGTGACGTGA